In a genomic window of Helianthus annuus cultivar XRQ/B chromosome 10, HanXRQr2.0-SUNRISE, whole genome shotgun sequence:
- the LOC110885958 gene encoding uncharacterized protein LOC110885958 translates to MAPPSDERQPLIHSQYITNPFHDHEIEPVNTQPSNKHVLRPHVFGPQSQYLSRDSFDLMIYKESGEYRVMKDIYEGAMFTVKLFTRYSPNPLLVLLDPNETPVALLENVTSHGRWDVSAIRESILDSEKVFSASGNHTAVNVSLEDERSRFDHVDFQVKWLDKTCIIYKGDSSTVIAKMHRPENGNKLSVKVYPNMNYAFVVTIFVIIDAMKFTEESVCAPLTMTQPVSCSHVIGLKYSSEGLTSLLFEKTENSAAGEYSVSKAESRGERMFTIRSHNTTFHSQLKLLDEDGKRIAMLRKKNATGHSRWVVLRVDGENEASLKKVFSVCKSQMIQRHMDLNVIMGKGSSAADFKVTGSWTDKTCTISTGQGDSSRKVAQMRPLVNDEGKFEVDVYSNVDCAFVVTLIAIVDAMKSFNNLKVAAGRAADFAVKLAVGAACAAVAECV, encoded by the exons ATGGCTCCACCAAGCGATGAACGTCAACCGTTGATCCATAGTCAATACATTACTAATCCTTTTCACGACCATGAAATTGAACCGGTGAACACTCAACCAAGCAATAAACATGTACTTCGTCCACACGTGTTCGGTCCTCAATCTCAGTACTTATCACGAGATTCATTTGATCTTATGATCTACAAAGAATCTGGTGAATATCGTGTTATGAAAGATATTTATGAAGGGGCGATGTTCACAGTAAAATTATTTACCAGATATTCACCTAATCCGCTGCTGGTGCTACTGGATCCAAACGAAACACCAGTTGCACTGCTCGAG AATGTAACTAGTCATGGTCGATGGGACGTATCTGCTATTAGGGAAAGCATACTGGATTCGGAGAAGGTATTTAGCGCATCAGGGAATCACACCGCGGTAAATGTTTCATTGGAAGATGAACGTAGCCGCTTTGATCATGTTGATTTCCAGGTCAAATGGTTGGACAAAACCTGCATTATTTATAAGGGAGATTCTTCAACAGTAATAGCAAAA ATGCATAGACCGGAGAATGGGAACAAACTTTCGGTGAAAGTTTATCCCAACATGAATTATGCATTTGTGGTTAcaatttttgtaatcattgaTGCTATGAAATTCACCGAAGAATCTGTATGCGCTCCATTAACAATGACTCAACCTGTATCCTGTTCACATGTGATCGGTCTCAAGTACAGTTCGGAAGGTTTAACTTCTCTTCTCTTCGAGAAGACAGAGAACTCAGCAGCCGGTGAATATTCTGTGTCCAAAGCAGAAAGTAGGGGAGAAAGGATGTTCACAATAAGGTCACATAACACAACTTTCCATAGTCAGCTGAAGCTACTGGATGAAGATGGAAAACGAATTGCAATGCTTCGGAAGAAG AATGCGACGGGGCACTCTCGATGGGTTGTATTACGTGTTGATGGAGAAAATGAAGCGAGTTTAAAAAAGGTATTTAGCGTATGCAAAAGTCAGATGATCCAGCGTCACATGGACTTAAACGTGATCATGGGAAAGGGAAGCAGTGCTGCTGATTTCAAGGTCACAGGAAGTTGGACGGACAAAACTTGCACTATTTCTACGGGTCAGGGAGATTCTTCAAGAAAAGTAGCACAA ATGCGTCCCTTGGTGAACGACGAGGGCAAATTTGAGGTGGACGTCTATTCTAACGTGGATTGTGCATTTGTGGTTACGCTTATTGCGATTGTTGATGCTATGAAAAGCTTCAATAATCTGAAAGTTGCTGCTGGTCGTGCCGCGGACTTCGCTGTCAAATTAGCTGTTGGAGCTGCATGCGCTGCTGTTGCTGAGTGTGTGTGA